The following proteins are encoded in a genomic region of Fusobacterium perfoetens ATCC 29250:
- a CDS encoding RrF2 family transcriptional regulator — protein MKINTKVRYGLKALVYIVEESLKGKMVRIKEISEKEDISIQYLEQILNKLKNENIIEGKRGPNGGYKLLINPNEITLYRIYKILDDDDRIINCNENVKETKECSNDGCNGTCIWNRLDSAMKDILKSTTLEDLVKNKDII, from the coding sequence ATGAAAATAAACACAAAAGTTAGGTATGGATTAAAAGCTTTAGTGTATATAGTAGAAGAAAGTTTAAAAGGAAAGATGGTAAGAATAAAAGAGATATCTGAAAAAGAGGATATTTCTATACAATATTTAGAACAAATACTAAACAAATTAAAAAATGAAAATATAATTGAAGGAAAAAGAGGACCAAATGGTGGGTATAAATTATTAATTAATCCAAATGAAATCACTCTTTATAGAATATATAAAATTTTAGATGATGATGATAGAATAATTAATTGTAATGAAAATGTAAAAGAAACTAAAGAGTGTTCAAATGATGGGTGTAATGGGACTTGTATTTGGAATAGATTAGATAGTGCTATGAAAGATATTCTAAAATCCACTACTTTAGAAGATTTAGTTAAAAATAAAGATATAATTTAA
- a CDS encoding LytR C-terminal domain-containing protein: MNYKKRLTRIKYVLSGLIVFTIFVCSLIFVALRDNTNKENYSRYMLVGKQNIFLVYEDKLAIEIPFDIQLDKEKTIEDLIKVKNYTEILNNINYIFPEKIEDYKVAKVGNIDLKVQNSKKVPEVMVDDKRYILTSSIENLFEDFYNIEEKATIENSKIVVDILNANGKAGYARRTGEKLKKVLGIKCNAANYETNINESYIIINDLNRKQVEDIVMTVDEKYFKLKEDATIPTLANVIMVLGKETDKIYDIELKGKNKEKDIYKRTLEKSGYLGIKSIDTKVSEKGSQIFYNPEDYFVAFKISKKLGIENLKEDKKLKNKIIISVGD; the protein is encoded by the coding sequence GTGAATTATAAAAAAAGATTAACAAGAATAAAGTATGTTTTAAGTGGATTAATAGTATTTACAATTTTTGTTTGTTCTTTAATATTTGTTGCTTTACGTGATAATACAAATAAGGAAAATTACAGTAGATATATGTTAGTAGGTAAACAGAATATATTTTTAGTTTATGAAGATAAATTAGCTATAGAAATACCTTTTGACATACAATTAGATAAAGAAAAAACAATAGAAGATTTAATAAAAGTAAAAAATTATACTGAGATTTTAAACAATATAAATTATATTTTTCCAGAAAAAATAGAGGATTATAAAGTAGCAAAAGTTGGAAATATAGATTTAAAAGTACAAAATTCTAAAAAAGTTCCAGAAGTAATGGTAGATGATAAAAGATATATATTAACCTCTAGTATAGAAAATTTATTTGAAGATTTTTATAATATAGAAGAAAAAGCAACTATTGAAAATTCAAAGATAGTTGTTGATATTCTTAATGCTAATGGTAAAGCTGGATATGCTAGAAGAACTGGTGAAAAATTAAAGAAAGTTTTAGGAATAAAATGTAATGCAGCTAACTATGAAACTAATATAAATGAAAGTTATATTATAATTAATGATTTAAATAGAAAACAAGTAGAAGATATAGTGATGACTGTTGATGAAAAATATTTTAAATTAAAAGAAGATGCTACAATACCTACTTTAGCTAATGTAATTATGGTACTAGGAAAAGAAACTGATAAAATATATGATATAGAATTAAAAGGAAAAAATAAAGAAAAGGATATTTATAAGAGAACCTTAGAAAAATCTGGATATTTAGGAATAAAATCAATAGATACTAAGGTTTCAGAAAAAGGAAGTCAAATTTTTTATAATCCAGAAGATTACTTTGTTGCTTTTAAAATTTCTAAAAAATTAGGAATAGAAAATTTAAAAGAGGATAAAAAGTTAAAAAATAAAATAATTATATCAGTGGGAGATTAA
- the dxs gene encoding 1-deoxy-D-xylulose-5-phosphate synthase, which yields MCLDNLEIDELKSLCDKIRKKIIDVVLKNGGHLASNLGVVELTVALKKVFNEKNTKFLFDVGHQSYVYKILTDREDRFDTLRTLGGVGPFTDPKESPYDYFISGHAGNALSAGVGLAIGNPEDKVIVMIGDASIGNGHSLEALNNMVDVKNIIVVLNDNEMSIGENVGGLSKFFSKLISSNTYMSIRKDVKRLIGKGNFGKKVSTTIKRAENSIKNFFLPASIAENLGFKYFGVIDGHNLKELISIFEKAKKIEGPVFIHVKTKKGKGYKPAEDEQEKFHGIGPSSCKKSNGKIYSDVIGEKLTELGEKDGDIIGISAGMIKGTGLKKFFDTYPERAFDIGITEGHGITFAGGLVKAGKKPYFAVYSTFLQRGFGQLIHDISLQNLPVRLLIDRAGIVGEDGKTHNGLYDISMFTTISNFILVAPTTEKELREVLDYSVNTSCPMAIRYPKEEVFNIENDREFQIGKWKEIKKGKKNLFVCTGSMLKEILNIEDLLLERGIEGTIVSAASIIPMDTQYIETEFKNYENIFVLEEAYAINGFGSSIINYLNDNNIMKRVIKISIDTGEIPHGRRDELLEIYGLRGKKLVERIEGKLNDRRQ from the coding sequence ATGTGTTTAGATAATTTAGAAATAGATGAATTAAAATCTCTTTGTGATAAAATTAGAAAAAAAATAATAGATGTTGTTTTAAAAAATGGTGGACATTTAGCTTCTAATTTAGGAGTAGTAGAATTAACAGTAGCTTTAAAAAAAGTATTTAATGAAAAAAATACAAAATTTTTATTTGATGTTGGACACCAATCATATGTTTATAAAATACTTACAGATAGAGAAGATAGATTTGATACTTTGAGAACCTTAGGGGGAGTAGGGCCATTTACAGATCCTAAAGAAAGTCCTTATGATTATTTTATAAGTGGACATGCTGGAAATGCTTTATCAGCAGGAGTGGGATTAGCTATTGGAAATCCAGAAGATAAAGTAATTGTAATGATAGGTGATGCTTCTATAGGAAATGGGCATTCATTAGAAGCTTTAAACAATATGGTGGATGTTAAAAATATAATTGTAGTTCTTAATGATAACGAAATGTCTATTGGAGAAAATGTAGGAGGGCTTTCTAAGTTTTTTAGTAAGTTAATTTCAAGTAATACTTATATGTCTATTAGAAAAGATGTAAAAAGACTTATTGGAAAAGGAAATTTTGGGAAAAAAGTAAGTACTACAATAAAAAGAGCAGAGAATTCTATAAAAAACTTTTTTTTACCAGCTAGTATAGCAGAAAATTTAGGTTTTAAATATTTTGGAGTTATAGATGGTCATAATCTAAAAGAGCTTATTTCTATTTTTGAGAAAGCTAAAAAGATTGAAGGACCTGTTTTTATTCATGTTAAAACTAAAAAAGGAAAAGGATATAAACCAGCTGAAGATGAACAAGAAAAATTTCATGGAATAGGACCTAGTTCTTGTAAAAAATCAAATGGAAAAATTTATTCGGATGTTATTGGAGAAAAACTAACTGAATTAGGTGAAAAAGATGGAGATATTATAGGAATTTCAGCAGGAATGATAAAAGGAACAGGGTTAAAGAAATTTTTTGATACATATCCAGAAAGAGCTTTTGATATAGGAATTACAGAAGGACATGGAATAACATTTGCTGGAGGATTAGTAAAAGCTGGAAAAAAACCTTACTTTGCAGTATATTCCACTTTTTTACAAAGGGGATTTGGGCAATTAATCCATGATATTTCTTTACAAAATCTACCAGTAAGATTATTAATTGATAGGGCAGGGATAGTAGGAGAAGATGGTAAAACCCATAATGGACTTTATGATATATCAATGTTTACAACAATTTCTAATTTTATATTGGTAGCACCAACTACTGAAAAAGAGTTAAGAGAAGTTTTAGATTATTCAGTGAATACATCTTGTCCTATGGCTATAAGATATCCAAAAGAGGAAGTTTTTAATATAGAAAATGATAGAGAATTTCAAATTGGAAAATGGAAAGAAATAAAAAAAGGAAAGAAAAATCTTTTTGTATGTACTGGTAGTATGTTAAAAGAGATATTAAATATAGAAGATTTATTATTAGAAAGAGGTATAGAGGGAACGATAGTAAGTGCAGCTTCTATAATTCCTATGGATACTCAATATATAGAAACAGAGTTTAAAAACTATGAGAATATTTTTGTTTTAGAAGAAGCTTATGCAATAAATGGTTTTGGTAGCAGCATAATAAATTATTTGAATGATAATAATATAATGAAGAGAGTGATAAAAATCTCTATTGACACAGGTGAAATTCCTCATGGAAGAAGAGATGAGTTATTGGAGATTTATGGATTAAGAGGAAAAAAATTAGTCGAAAGAATTGAAGGGAAACTTAATGATAGAAGACAATAA
- the mtaB gene encoding tRNA (N(6)-L-threonylcarbamoyladenosine(37)-C(2))-methylthiotransferase MtaB produces MSLNKKVAFYTLGCKVNQYETESLKTKLMNLGYENVEFEEYSDYYIVNSCTVTSIADKKTRNILRRAKKNNPKSKVIVTGCYAQTNGEELLNIDEVDYVVGNSNKEEIVNLVKELEKNEVKNHLMISDIFMEKKYKELEFSTLREMSRAYIKIQDGCNNFCSYCKIPFGRGRSRSRDFQNILEEARKLSLEGYKEIILIGINIGDYGKDLDMPRTFEELLEEIVKIEGITRIRIGSIYPDRISDRFIEVMKNKKIMPHLHISLQSCDDEILRLMRRNYGTSLIKERLKKLRDNIPEIEYTADVIVGFPGETKERYENTKKVIEEIKFSDLHVFPYSERENTQAVKLDGKVDIHQRKMRVIDLENAQKEINRIIREKYIGKKVQVLIEEEKENSYYGYSQNYLRVKIKNKTGIKLQVNDEINIEIISIEKGMLIGEL; encoded by the coding sequence ATGAGTTTAAATAAAAAAGTAGCTTTTTATACTTTAGGTTGTAAAGTTAATCAGTATGAAACTGAGAGTTTAAAAACAAAACTTATGAATCTAGGGTATGAAAATGTAGAATTTGAAGAATATTCAGATTATTATATAGTAAATTCTTGTACTGTTACATCAATAGCTGATAAAAAAACAAGAAATATACTGAGAAGAGCAAAGAAAAACAATCCCAAAAGTAAAGTTATAGTAACAGGGTGCTATGCTCAAACTAATGGGGAAGAGTTATTAAATATAGATGAAGTAGATTATGTAGTAGGAAACAGTAATAAAGAGGAAATAGTAAATCTTGTAAAAGAATTAGAAAAAAACGAGGTAAAAAATCATTTAATGATTTCTGATATCTTTATGGAGAAAAAATATAAAGAGTTAGAGTTTTCTACTTTAAGAGAGATGTCAAGAGCTTATATAAAAATACAAGATGGTTGCAATAACTTTTGTTCCTATTGTAAAATACCTTTTGGAAGAGGGAGAAGTAGGTCTAGAGATTTCCAAAATATCCTAGAGGAAGCAAGAAAATTATCTTTAGAGGGATATAAAGAGATAATTCTTATTGGTATTAATATAGGTGATTATGGAAAAGACTTAGATATGCCAAGAACTTTTGAAGAATTATTAGAAGAAATTGTAAAAATTGAAGGAATTACTAGAATAAGGATAGGTTCTATATATCCAGATAGAATAAGTGATAGGTTTATAGAGGTAATGAAAAATAAAAAAATAATGCCTCATTTACATATATCTTTACAATCTTGTGATGATGAGATTTTAAGACTTATGAGAAGAAATTATGGAACATCTCTTATAAAAGAAAGACTAAAAAAATTGAGAGATAATATTCCAGAGATAGAGTATACAGCAGATGTTATAGTTGGTTTTCCTGGAGAAACTAAGGAAAGATATGAAAATACTAAAAAGGTAATAGAAGAAATTAAATTTTCTGATTTACATGTTTTTCCATATTCAGAAAGAGAAAATACACAGGCAGTTAAATTAGATGGAAAAGTAGATATCCATCAAAGAAAAATGAGAGTAATTGATTTAGAAAATGCTCAAAAAGAAATAAATAGAATTATTAGAGAAAAATATATTGGTAAGAAAGTCCAAGTATTAATAGAAGAAGAAAAAGAAAATAGTTATTATGGATACAGTCAAAATTATTTAAGAGTAAAGATAAAAAATAAAACTGGAATTAAATTACAAGTAAATGATGAAATTAATATAGAAATAATCTCTATAGAAAAGGGGATGTTGATAGGTGAATTATAA
- the ruvB gene encoding Holliday junction branch migration DNA helicase RuvB — MERFVTEKELENEKEIQKTLRPKRFDEYIGQSLLKEKMKIFIEAAKRRNSCIDHILLYGPPGLGKTTLAGVIANEMGTNLRITSGPVLDKAGDLAAILTSLEENDILFIDEIHRLNTSVEEILYPAMEDGELDIIIGKGPSAKSIRIELPPFTLIGATTRAGLLSSPLRDRFGVTHRMEYYTDEELVEILIRGAKVLEVEISKEGALEIARRSRGTPRIANRFLKRIRDYAEIKGNGIITKKIVLDSLELLGIDKEGLDDLDRGIINSMLENYNGGPVGIETLSLLLGEDRRTIEEVYEPYLVKKGYIKRTPRGRVVTEKCREYFKDKE, encoded by the coding sequence ATGGAAAGATTTGTTACGGAAAAAGAGTTGGAAAATGAAAAAGAAATACAAAAAACTCTTAGACCAAAACGTTTTGATGAATATATTGGGCAATCATTATTAAAAGAAAAAATGAAGATTTTTATAGAAGCAGCTAAAAGAAGAAATTCTTGTATAGATCATATATTATTGTATGGTCCTCCTGGATTAGGAAAAACTACTTTGGCTGGAGTGATAGCTAATGAGATGGGAACAAATTTAAGAATAACTTCAGGACCAGTATTGGATAAAGCAGGGGATTTAGCTGCTATTTTAACGTCTTTAGAAGAAAATGATATATTATTTATTGATGAGATACATAGACTTAATACATCTGTAGAGGAAATTTTATATCCAGCTATGGAAGATGGGGAGTTAGATATTATTATAGGTAAAGGTCCTTCAGCTAAATCTATAAGAATAGAGTTACCACCTTTTACATTAATAGGAGCTACAACAAGAGCTGGGCTTTTAAGTTCTCCATTAAGAGATAGATTTGGAGTAACTCATAGAATGGAGTATTATACAGATGAAGAATTAGTAGAAATTTTAATAAGAGGAGCAAAAGTTTTAGAGGTAGAAATCAGTAAAGAGGGAGCTTTAGAAATAGCTAGAAGAAGCAGAGGAACGCCTAGAATAGCTAATAGATTTTTAAAAAGAATAAGAGATTATGCTGAAATAAAAGGAAATGGAATAATCACTAAAAAAATAGTTTTAGATTCTTTAGAGTTATTAGGAATAGATAAAGAGGGATTAGATGATTTAGATAGAGGAATTATAAACTCTATGTTAGAAAATTATAATGGTGGACCTGTAGGAATAGAAACTCTTTCACTTTTATTGGGAGAGGATAGAAGAACAATAGAAGAAGTTTATGAGCCTTATTTAGTAAAAAAAGGATATATTAAAAGAACTCCTAGAGGAAGAGTTGTTACAGAGAAATGTAGAGAGTATTTTAAAGATAAGGAGTAA
- the yhbY gene encoding ribosome assembly RNA-binding protein YhbY, with protein sequence MNSREREFLRKKAHELEPIVRIGKDGYTDNVGQSILEAIASRELIKVKLLQNVEADKREIAEEIQEKTGCEVVGIIGKTIILYKENEENPKISLELKNR encoded by the coding sequence ATGAATAGTAGAGAAAGAGAATTTTTAAGAAAAAAAGCACATGAATTAGAGCCAATAGTGAGAATAGGAAAAGATGGTTATACAGATAATGTAGGCCAAAGTATATTAGAAGCTATTGCCTCTAGAGAATTAATAAAAGTTAAATTATTACAAAATGTAGAAGCTGATAAAAGAGAAATAGCAGAAGAAATCCAAGAAAAAACAGGTTGTGAGGTAGTAGGAATAATAGGGAAAACTATAATTTTATATAAAGAAAATGAAGAAAATCCAAAAATTTCTTTAGAATTAAAAAATAGATAA
- a CDS encoding RsmE family RNA methyltransferase — protein sequence MITVVVEKKDISGNIIEVRDKNDINHLKNSFRIKEDDIIRAVDGENEYICRVQTIEKKEIFLEITEKKVAQEDGVEITAGISVIKNDKMELTIQKLTEVGVDKIIPLETKRTIVKLNEKKDKWDVISREAVKQCQRTKFLKIENLTKLKDIDFSKYDLIIVPYECEEDKKLKTLFKNLTTNPKKILYIIGPEGGFDTEEIEFLKSIEKTNIVTLGRNILRAETASIVVGGILINEFK from the coding sequence ATGATAACAGTAGTTGTAGAAAAAAAAGATATATCAGGAAATATAATAGAAGTTAGAGACAAAAATGATATTAATCATTTGAAAAATTCTTTTAGAATTAAAGAAGATGATATTATAAGAGCTGTAGATGGCGAAAATGAATATATTTGCAGAGTTCAAACTATAGAAAAAAAAGAGATTTTTTTAGAAATAACAGAAAAAAAAGTAGCTCAAGAAGACGGGGTTGAAATTACAGCAGGAATTTCAGTAATAAAAAATGATAAGATGGAATTAACTATCCAAAAACTTACAGAAGTAGGTGTAGATAAAATAATACCATTAGAAACTAAAAGAACAATAGTAAAATTAAATGAGAAAAAAGATAAATGGGATGTAATTTCAAGAGAAGCTGTTAAACAATGTCAAAGAACTAAATTTTTAAAAATAGAAAATTTAACTAAATTAAAAGATATAGATTTTTCAAAATATGATTTAATCATAGTTCCATATGAATGTGAAGAAGATAAAAAATTAAAAACACTTTTTAAAAATTTAACGACAAATCCTAAGAAGATTTTATATATTATTGGGCCAGAAGGTGGATTTGATACAGAAGAAATTGAGTTTTTAAAGAGCATTGAAAAGACAAATATAGTAACTTTAGGTAGAAATATTTTGAGAGCGGAGACTGCAAGTATTGTAGTAGGAGGAATACTAATCAATGAGTTTAAATAA
- a CDS encoding EFR1 family ferrodoxin (N-terminal region resembles flavodoxins. C-terminal ferrodoxin region binds two 4Fe-4S clusters.), giving the protein MIKKVWGMYFTGTETTKKVVNHIGKNLANKLNVEFEEYDFSLPSVRKVEKSFTTEDLVVFGVPVIAGRVPNLLLKYLDTLKGNGALAVPVVLYGNRNFDDALIELRNILNDKGLKPIAGGAFIGEHSFSTILGAGRPDEKDMDIATSFATSIFEKITSKDFDPDKLVEVKGETPIRFYYQPRDSKGNPIDIRKVKPKTNKDLCTKCGTCVAICPMGSINPEDPSDVFGICMKCCACVKRCPNGAKYYDDANYLYHQHELEDQYASTRKEPELFL; this is encoded by the coding sequence ATGATAAAAAAAGTTTGGGGTATGTATTTCACTGGTACTGAAACTACAAAAAAAGTAGTCAATCATATAGGAAAAAATCTAGCAAATAAATTAAATGTTGAATTTGAGGAATATGATTTTAGTTTACCTTCTGTAAGAAAAGTAGAAAAATCTTTTACAACTGAAGATTTAGTTGTATTTGGAGTTCCTGTTATTGCTGGAAGAGTTCCTAACTTATTATTAAAATATTTAGATACTTTAAAAGGAAATGGAGCTCTTGCTGTTCCTGTAGTTTTATATGGAAATAGAAATTTTGATGATGCTTTAATAGAATTAAGAAATATCTTAAATGATAAAGGATTAAAACCAATTGCTGGAGGAGCTTTCATTGGAGAGCATTCATTCTCTACTATATTAGGAGCTGGAAGACCAGATGAAAAAGATATGGATATAGCTACATCTTTTGCTACAAGTATCTTTGAAAAAATTACTAGTAAAGATTTTGACCCTGATAAATTAGTAGAAGTAAAAGGAGAAACTCCTATTCGTTTCTATTATCAACCTAGAGATTCTAAAGGAAATCCAATAGATATTAGAAAAGTTAAACCAAAAACAAATAAAGACCTTTGTACAAAATGTGGAACTTGTGTAGCTATATGTCCAATGGGTTCTATTAATCCAGAAGATCCTAGTGATGTTTTTGGAATTTGTATGAAATGTTGTGCTTGTGTAAAAAGATGTCCTAATGGGGCTAAATATTATGATGATGCTAATTACTTATATCATCAACACGAATTAGAAGATCAATATGCTTCTACTAGAAAAGAACCTGAACTTTTCTTATAA
- a CDS encoding divergent PAP2 family protein → MNEAGIIFDNKILDVTFIAWFIAQFYKVLETIFIDKEFNIKRFFETGGMPSSHSSTVSCLTTCIGIVYGTNTPYFAISIVFSGIIMYDAAGIRRAAGKQARIVNKILEELPFKLGIGQKFSDEKLKELLGHTPFEVLIGTILGMVIAFLFKDYLI, encoded by the coding sequence ATGAATGAAGCTGGGATTATTTTTGATAATAAAATATTAGATGTTACTTTTATAGCTTGGTTTATTGCTCAGTTTTATAAAGTCCTTGAAACAATATTTATAGATAAAGAATTTAATATAAAGAGATTTTTTGAAACTGGAGGAATGCCAAGTTCTCATTCCTCAACAGTTTCTTGTTTAACTACTTGTATAGGAATAGTTTATGGAACCAATACTCCATATTTTGCTATTTCTATAGTTTTTTCAGGTATTATTATGTATGATGCAGCTGGGATAAGAAGAGCAGCTGGAAAACAAGCTAGAATAGTAAATAAAATATTGGAAGAGTTACCTTTTAAATTAGGAATAGGGCAAAAATTTTCTGATGAAAAATTAAAGGAGTTGTTAGGACATACTCCTTTTGAAGTATTAATAGGGACAATTTTAGGTATGGTAATTGCATTCTTATTTAAAGATTATTTAATATAA
- a CDS encoding ribonuclease J: protein MIFKKKKVNSFEKKEEKKIEIIEEPKEIKEEKMYVIPLGGLDEVGKNMTLVQYRDEIIIVDCGLGFPGEGLLGIDAVIPDFSYVENNKGKIKGLFVTHGHEDHIGAIPYLYQKIDTDVSIFSGKLTLALIESKFENLKIKDMPKMREVRNRSKVKIGKYFNVEFIRITHSIADSYAIHVVTPAGNVLLTGDFKIDFTPVDGQGTDLARLAQLGEKGVDLLLSDSTNAESEGFTPSEKTVGEAFQIEFAKAKGRIIIAAFASHIHRLQQIIEISEAYGRKIAVDGRSLIKVFEIASKMGYLKIKKDTLISLSEVDEQKDNKVVILCTGTQGEPMASLSRIASNIHKHTRVKEGDTVIISATPIPGNEKAVSKNINNLLKYEAEVIFKKVAGIHVSGHGSKLEQELIFSLIKPKNFVPIHGEYKMLKAHIDTALKVGIPKNNILLALNGNKIEVTKSGIKLKGKVSAGATFIDGLGVGDIGQTVLRDRQQLSQDGVIIVGFTFDKENRKIVSGPEIITRGFTYSKESDELINDIIEHINAKIKKVEKEGFLDWQPIKNITKEAVSKYVYSKTKRNPVILPIILEI from the coding sequence ATGATATTTAAAAAGAAAAAGGTGAATTCTTTTGAAAAAAAAGAAGAAAAAAAAATAGAAATAATAGAGGAGCCTAAAGAGATAAAAGAGGAGAAAATGTATGTTATCCCTTTAGGTGGATTAGATGAAGTTGGAAAAAACATGACTTTAGTTCAATATAGAGATGAAATAATAATAGTAGATTGTGGACTAGGGTTTCCAGGAGAGGGATTATTGGGGATAGATGCAGTTATTCCTGATTTTTCTTATGTAGAAAATAATAAAGGTAAAATAAAAGGACTGTTTGTAACTCATGGACACGAAGACCATATAGGAGCAATTCCTTATTTATATCAAAAAATAGATACTGATGTTTCTATTTTTTCAGGAAAATTAACTTTGGCTTTAATTGAATCAAAGTTTGAAAACTTAAAAATAAAAGATATGCCTAAAATGAGAGAGGTAAGAAATAGGTCTAAAGTTAAAATAGGAAAATATTTTAATGTAGAATTTATAAGAATAACTCACTCTATTGCTGATTCTTATGCTATACATGTGGTCACTCCAGCTGGAAATGTATTACTAACAGGAGACTTTAAAATAGACTTTACCCCTGTAGATGGACAAGGAACTGATTTAGCAAGATTAGCACAACTAGGAGAAAAAGGAGTAGATTTATTGTTATCTGATTCTACAAATGCCGAATCTGAAGGGTTTACTCCATCAGAAAAAACAGTAGGAGAAGCTTTCCAAATCGAGTTTGCTAAGGCTAAAGGTAGAATAATAATAGCAGCTTTCGCTTCACACATACATCGTTTACAACAAATTATAGAGATTTCAGAAGCTTATGGAAGAAAAATAGCTGTTGATGGTAGAAGTTTAATAAAAGTTTTTGAGATAGCTTCTAAAATGGGATATTTAAAAATAAAAAAAGATACTTTAATTTCATTATCAGAGGTTGATGAACAAAAAGATAATAAAGTTGTAATACTATGTACAGGAACTCAAGGGGAGCCAATGGCATCTCTTTCAAGAATAGCTTCTAATATCCATAAACATACTAGAGTTAAAGAGGGAGATACTGTTATAATATCAGCTACTCCAATACCTGGAAATGAAAAAGCAGTGTCAAAAAATATTAACAATCTATTAAAATATGAAGCAGAAGTAATATTTAAAAAAGTTGCTGGAATTCATGTTTCAGGTCATGGTTCAAAACTAGAACAAGAATTAATATTTAGTTTGATAAAACCTAAAAACTTTGTACCAATCCATGGAGAGTATAAAATGTTAAAAGCTCACATTGATACAGCTTTAAAAGTAGGAATTCCTAAAAATAACATTTTATTGGCACTTAATGGTAATAAAATAGAAGTTACAAAAAGTGGAATAAAATTAAAAGGAAAAGTAAGTGCAGGAGCTACCTTTATAGATGGTTTAGGTGTAGGAGATATAGGACAAACAGTTTTAAGAGATAGACAACAATTATCCCAAGATGGAGTTATAATAGTAGGATTTACATTTGATAAAGAAAATAGAAAAATTGTATCAGGTCCAGAAATTATAACAAGAGGATTTACATATTCAAAAGAATCAGATGAATTAATAAATGATATTATAGAGCATATCAATGCAAAAATTAAAAAAGTAGAAAAAGAAGGTTTCTTAGATTGGCAACCTATAAAAAATATAACAAAAGAAGCAGTTTCAAAATATGTTTATAGTAAAACAAAGAGAAACCCAGTAATATTACCAATTATTTTAGAAATATAA